A genomic region of Gemmata massiliana contains the following coding sequences:
- a CDS encoding response regulator, with protein sequence MLLGSLERRRAYYPPGTAVPVPVGRALAAIPFRRADVAGGLGFTFPDDRAFGRDELVLLSGTAELCAAALGRVRRGGLGCDVLLVDDEPAVRAMLNFVLRLHAFTVRVAASGEEALELYRAHRGTVEVVLLDVQMPGLDGAQTLAAIRATDPGARCVFMSGHTGRYSHADLLALGAERVLQKLFSSLDQLIGVLGEVARR encoded by the coding sequence GTGCTGCTGGGGTCCCTCGAACGGCGCCGGGCGTATTACCCGCCCGGCACCGCCGTCCCGGTTCCGGTGGGGCGCGCGCTGGCCGCGATCCCGTTCCGGCGGGCGGACGTGGCCGGCGGGCTGGGGTTCACGTTCCCCGACGACCGGGCCTTCGGGCGCGACGAGCTGGTCTTACTCAGCGGCACCGCGGAACTGTGCGCGGCCGCCCTCGGCCGGGTGCGGCGCGGCGGACTGGGGTGTGACGTGTTACTGGTCGACGACGAGCCGGCGGTCCGCGCGATGTTGAATTTCGTCTTGCGCCTCCACGCGTTCACCGTGCGGGTGGCGGCGAGCGGAGAAGAGGCACTGGAGCTGTACCGCGCCCACCGGGGCACGGTGGAGGTGGTGCTACTCGACGTGCAGATGCCGGGACTGGACGGGGCACAGACGCTGGCCGCGATCCGCGCAACCGACCCGGGCGCGAGGTGCGTGTTCATGAGCGGCCACACCGGCCGGTACTCGCACGCCGACCTCCTCGCCCTGGGCGCCGAGCGGGTGCTGCAGAAGCTGTTCTCCTCGCTCGACCAGTTGATCGGGGTGCTCGGCGAAGTGGCCCGGCGATAG